The sequence AACGCGTTTTCCACTGCACTTCACTCGTTTCCAGCCCAAACGGACAAGGGACGTCCACCCTCTTTTCGGCACTTCCCACTCATTAACCTCAAAAGCCGAGAAAGAATCTGATTGCAGTTTTGCCCGAATACGGGTTTGCTATGGGTATGAAGCTGCCATTCAGGCTCGCAATACTGTTCTCCTCGTTCACGCTGAGCGCCGCGAACTCTCCGGACAATCCCAAACCATTGCCCGAGCTGTCGCCTGCCAATCTGCAAAAAATCACGGCAGCCTTGCCCACCGCCAGTGCCAGCCTGAAAAAGCCCCGGAAAATCCTGGTGTTTTACAAATGCGAGGGGTTTGTGCATGGGGATGGCATCATTACGGGTAACCAGGCTTTACAACTCCTGGGCCAAAAAACCGGCGCGTGGACCGCCGAGTTCAGCAATGTTTACACCTCCTTGGATGCCGCCAACCTCGCCCAATACGACGCCATTGTGTTGAATAACACCACGCGGCTGAAGATTCCCACTGAATACAAGGCCGGGTTCCTGAATTTTGTCAAACAAGGCAAAGGCATCGTGGGCATCCATTCCGCCACTGATAATTTTTATGACTGGCCGGAAGCGGCCGCGATGCTGGGCGGCGTTTTCAACAGTCATCCTTGGGGTGGCGGCGGCACTTGGGCCTTCAAATTGGACGAGCCCGGCCATCTATTAAACCAGGCGTTTGGCGGCAAGAACTTCAAACTCAAGGATGAGGTCTATCAGTTCAAAGACCCGTACACGCGCGCCGACCGCCGCGTATTGTTGACTCTGGACCTTTCCGATCCCGCCACCGGCGCGGCAAAAAACATGAAGCGCGAGGACAAGGATTTTGCGGTGGCCTGGATCAAGAACTACGGTGCCGGGCGGGTGTTCTTTTCCAATCTCGGCCATGCCGGCAATGTCTTCATGGAGCCTGCTGTGCTCAAGTTCTATCTGGACGGCATCCAGTGGGCACTCGGCGATTTAGACGCGGACGCCACCCCGAATAAATAAGACGAACCACAACCCTCCAAACCCCAAGCCATTATGACAACCAAACTTTTTTCCGAGCTAGGCATTTCTCCCGAGGTGCTCAAAGCCATTGATAAACTCGGGTTTGAACAAGCCGCGCCTATCCAGGCGGAAGCCATCCCCGCCCTGATGCAAGGGCGCGATGTCGTCGGCCAATCGCAGACTGGCTCCGGCAAGACAGCGGCGTTTGCCGTGCCCGCCATTGAAAAGGTGGATCCCCAGTTGCGCGCGGTGCAGGCGCTGATCCTGTGCCCAACCCGCGAATTGGCGGTGCAAGTCTCCGAAGAGGTTCACAAGCTGGCCTGCTTCAAGCGCGGCGTCATGGCGCTGCCCATTTATGGCGGACAATCGTATGACCGCCAGTTTTACGGCCTTCGCCAGGGGGCGCAAATCGTCATCGGCACGCCGGGCCGTATCATGGATCACATGACCCGGGGCACGTTGCGGCTCGATCAAGTGAAGTTGGTGGTGCTGGATGAAGCGGACGTGATGCTTGACATGGGCTTTCGCGACGACATTGAGTTCATCCTGAAAGCCGTTCCAACCACCCGGCAGACGGTTTTCTTCTCCGCCACCATGCCGCGCGCCATTCAGGAGTTGATTCAAAAATACGCACGCGACCCCCAGAATATTCGCATCGAGCAAAAAACCGTCACCGTCTCCACAGTGGAGCAGGTGTATTACGAGGTGGACCGGCGGTTCAAAGTCGAGTTGATCACCCGTTTGATTGATCTGCACAACCTCAAGCTCGGCATTATTTTCTGCAACACCAAGCGGATGGTGGATGATTTGGTGGACCATTTGAACGCGCAGGGGTATTCCGCCGATCGTCTGCATGGCGACATGAGCCAGGCCATGCGCGACCGGGTCATGAATAAATTCCGCAAATCGGGGTTGGAATTTCTGGTGGCAACCGACGTGGCCGCCCGGGGCATTGACGTCAACGATGTGGAAGTGGTGTTTAATTACGACCTTCCTTACGACGTGGAAGATTATGTTCACCGCATTGGCCGCACGGGGCGCGCCGGGCGCAGTGGCCTGGCCATTTCCTTCGTCGGCGGGCGGGAAGTATTCCAGATCCAGAATATCGAACGCTTTACCCGCATGCGCATCCAGCGCGCCAGGGTTCCCACTCTGGACCAAGTCGAGGAAGCCAAGGCGGGCGCGGTGCTGCATCAAATCCGCGAAGTGCTGGCCGGCGGCGAATATCGCCAGCAGGAGCACCTCGTCGAGTTATTGCTCGAAGAAGGTTTTGCCTCCACCGACGTGGCCTCCGCGTTGCTGCACTTGCTGCAAGCCGGCGACACCCCGGAACCGCCGGCGCGCCGAACCCCCGCCGACCTCAGCCATCTGAATCGCGAGCCCGCTGACCGTCCGGCGCAAGAACCCGCCCGGTCCCGGCTGGCCCCGGAATCCCGCGACGCCCGGCCACCCCAGAAACTGCCCGTCGCCCAGCCACCGCCCGCGCCCCAAGTAAAGCCCACCCCGAGACCTGCGGTCCCGGTGGCCAAGCCCGCGCCGGCACTCCCCGCCCCGGTGGCCAAACCGGTCCCGGCAACATCCGCGCCCGTGGCCAAGCCCGCAACTATTACCCCCGCAGTTATAACTACGGTTATACCCGTAGTTGAATCTGCCATCGCCAAACCTGCCCCCACCCCCATTCCGAAATCCGCACCTCCCATTCCGCGATCCACAATCCGCAATCCGCAATCCCCCGATCCCTTCCGTTCCCCAAAACACAGTCGGCGCACCCCGGAAGGCCATATCCGCCTCTACATGAATGTGGGCAAAGAAATGGGCGTGGCGGCCCAGGATGTCCTGGCCTCCATTCAAGGCGAAACCGGCCTGCCCGCAACCGTCGTAGGTACCATTGACTTGCGTGAACGGCATCTATTTGTGGATGTCGCCGCCGATCACGCGAAAGGTATTATCGCCAAATTGAATCGTGCCAACCTCAAAGGGAACAAGCTCAAGGTGAAGGAAGCGTGATCTGGTTCAGATACCGCTGTTGCGGTGCTGCGCGCTGGAACCCGTGATATTAAGCGCTTAATTCTCTTCAATTTCGCCATGGTGTGCAAATTAGGAGTTCCCATGCAGCTCATGTAATTCGGCACTATAGCGTATGACCTGGTACGGAGCATCGCGGAGGTTGCCGCATGTCGCCGAGCGTGAAAGTTCCCCCCGCCGGACACAATGGCATTTGTTTGAGGTGTTTCTGCAGCCCCACCAAATCTTCCCATCGCGGCGGCTCAGTCAGGCTCTTTTTGTGCTCCAGCGCCCATTGCTCCTTGGTGCCATCAATCAGCCTCAACGAGTTTTCGCAGGCGTGTCTCTGTCGAAAAAGCCGCCGGTCCTTTTCAGCATTCCACAATGAGATGAGCGAGAATATGGCCAATAGGAGATAGGCATAACTTAATCCCGAATCCCGGTCTTGACCGCTCCCTGCACCGGATTTAATGTACTCCAGTATGAGCGCAGGTCATAAAGCAATGCTCCCTAAGCACATCGCCGCCAGTCCGGCGACAGGGAGGGCTGTGGCTAAAAATATATAATTTCTTGTCAGCATTGCATAAACTCATGTCTCGTTTGATAACAGTCAGATGCCGTTGCCTTTGGTTTTTTTCAGTGGTTTGCGCATGGCTTGGCTGTATCGGCGATACCTCCGCGCAAGTGAATTACAGCGGCGGCGCCTACCAGCAGAATTTTGACGCGTTGCCCGCCACCGGAAGTTCGATTTCCTGGGTGGACAATTCGACGTTGCCCGGCTGGTATGCCTGGATCAGCGCTCTCAATTCGCCGCCAGTCACCATCATCCTCGACACCGGCACCAGCACCACTTCCACGGTGTTGCATGATTATGGTTCCAACGGTTCAACGAACCGCGCGCTCGGCCTGTTGTCCTATTCGACCACGTCCGGCGATGTGCTGGTGGGGGTGCGCCTGCGCAACACCGGCGCGGAGACATACCATTCCTTCACGATCCATTTCGATGGCGAACAGTGGCGCTGCGCCAGCGCAGCCGTGCATCCTTTGACCTGTTCCTTCACCACGGACACTCCGGCCAACCTGGGTGACTTCACCGTGAACTGGCAGTGCTGCGGTCAGTTGAACTTTTGCTCGCCGGTGACGAGCAGCAACAGCTTCGCCCTGGACGGAACCTTGGCCCCGAACCGCACTCCGGACATCACGGCCAGCGTCGGCGGCTTTTCGTGGGCACCGGGCACGGACCTCTGGGTCCGCTTCAACAATCCCAACCTGTCTCCCGGCTCTCACGGTCTCGCGCTAGATAATTTTGTATTTTCCGCCAGCACCAACGCGGTGTCCGGCGACGCTAATGTGCCGGCCGACTTGTATAATGAGGCCATTGGCTCGGTCAATTCTCTCGACTATCAACTGCGTCTCGGCGCTGCCGTGACCGTGGCGCAATTGCCGCACGCGGCCTACATCGCGCTGGCCCTCAATTATCCCGATCCCGTCACTGCCGTAACCAAGGCGCAATCGTATCTCAATCAGATGTTCACGATGCAGGACACGAATCCCGTCAGCAGCACCTTTGGCCAATTGCTTTGGACTTCGACCGACACCAATGTGATTGACAGAAACTCCATCGAGTTCAGTTTCAGGCCGCTGGGGGCGCTGCTCAAGCGCTATGCGGACCGACTGGGGACCGATTATATCAACAGCATCAAGCCGATGATCCTGACGGGTCTGTCCAGCTCGCGCGCCCGCAACGTCAGTACCAACTACTCGAACATCTACACGATGCGCATCGCCAACTGGCTGATGCTGGGCGAGGCGCTGGGGGACACCACCACCTATAACGCCGGATTGAGTGCCCTTAATAACTGGATCACCGATTTGGGCAACGAAACCATCCACGAATACGATTCCGCTGGTTATTCCATGGTCACCTACAACAACCTGATCACGGCCGCCAACAACGTCACCAACCCGGTCGCCGCGGATCAACTGCGGGCGCTCGCCAATTATCTGGCGACCGATCTGTCGGCCAACTACTTCAAAGGCCAGTCACGGCTCGGCGGCTCGCACAGCCGGGATTATGATTTTATGAATGGCAACGGTGCGGTGGACCACTTCTACTATCTCGCCGGGTTGCAGGCAAAACTGCCGTCCCTGGGATCGTTTAATGAGGGCATTTACACCTATCTCAACGGGGTTGAAAAGGGCAACCAGCCGCCGCTGGACGTGGTAGCGTGGGGTAACTCGTGGTCGAACCGTATCGTGAAGTCCGTCTGGGGACCAACCAACACCCCCGGCCAGGATCGGTATCATTACCTCACCCCCGATTTCAGCATCGGCAGTTCCGGCAGGTATTATAACGTGACGCAGGACAAAGCCATCGCCGCGGATTTCAATTCCACCTCCGCGTTGCCGCAAGTCAGTCTGGTCTATGATCCTTACGACGCTCCCTATGGCACCATCAAAGTCCTCGAAACCGGGTCCGGGCATATGAAACAGAACCACCTCTATTTCAATTCCGCGAATGTCCAGGACCGGGGCACGATCCTCAGCCTGGCAACGTTGGCGCCCAACTTCAACATCGCCGCGAATTGGCTTGGCCCCTACACCAATCTCTCCAGCGCGGTCGTTTTTCCGGCCCAGGCTGACGCCATCTACTTGGATGGTGTTGCCTTGAACACCAATATCGCCACCAGCGGTTCGGTGGTCGGCATCCAGGAGGGAAATGCCGTGATTGCCGCGCGGTTTTATCGCGTGGATGGCCTAGCTGGCTATGTCCCCACCTACGCTGTGAAATTCGATGGCGGTGCGGCCGCGCGATTTGTCGCCTACCATTATCAAGGTCTCCCAACGACTTTTGACAACACGTACGTCTCTAATCGTGCGATGGTCGGTGCCATCATTGCCGCGCGCCTATGCACCAACGCGTTGGCCGTGACCAATTTTCTCAATGAGGTGAAAATGGCCGCGGTCACGCTGGCCACCAATGGCAACCAGTCCTCAGCCAGTGTGACAATCGGCGGCACGACGCTCGCTACCACGCTCGATGCCAGTTCGGGTGTCGTCGTTTCCCGAATGGTTAACGGCACCAACTACCTGCCGCAGATGTTTTCAATCAATGACGGCAATGCCACCACGCGTGATCTTTTCAACGAGCGTTATAAGCGCATGCTCAGCTCGGGCTGGATCTGGACCCCGTTGAGCGGGGTGACCAACGCTGCCGCCACCTATGCCACCAATGGCGCGGCACCAGTCACCACGGTGACTAGTGGCGACGCCCTGACCACGACGCCGGATGCCGGCGTGTTGGTTCATCGAGCTTTCACCGGCGACGCCGAGGTCTCCGCTCGCGTCAACCAGCAGAGTGACACGTCCACCACCAGTCTCGGCGGGGTGGCGTTGCGGGAAACACTGGATGCAGGCGCTTGCGGGTCGGTGCTCGGGTTCAGCGGCAGTTCCGGCGTGCGCTTTCTCTGGCGGACGACCAATTCCGGTCCGGTCTTATCCATCACAAACACCGCATTCACCAGT comes from Verrucomicrobiota bacterium and encodes:
- a CDS encoding ThuA domain-containing protein, whose amino-acid sequence is MKLPFRLAILFSSFTLSAANSPDNPKPLPELSPANLQKITAALPTASASLKKPRKILVFYKCEGFVHGDGIITGNQALQLLGQKTGAWTAEFSNVYTSLDAANLAQYDAIVLNNTTRLKIPTEYKAGFLNFVKQGKGIVGIHSATDNFYDWPEAAAMLGGVFNSHPWGGGGTWAFKLDEPGHLLNQAFGGKNFKLKDEVYQFKDPYTRADRRVLLTLDLSDPATGAAKNMKREDKDFAVAWIKNYGAGRVFFSNLGHAGNVFMEPAVLKFYLDGIQWALGDLDADATPNK
- a CDS encoding DEAD/DEAH box helicase, with protein sequence MTTKLFSELGISPEVLKAIDKLGFEQAAPIQAEAIPALMQGRDVVGQSQTGSGKTAAFAVPAIEKVDPQLRAVQALILCPTRELAVQVSEEVHKLACFKRGVMALPIYGGQSYDRQFYGLRQGAQIVIGTPGRIMDHMTRGTLRLDQVKLVVLDEADVMLDMGFRDDIEFILKAVPTTRQTVFFSATMPRAIQELIQKYARDPQNIRIEQKTVTVSTVEQVYYEVDRRFKVELITRLIDLHNLKLGIIFCNTKRMVDDLVDHLNAQGYSADRLHGDMSQAMRDRVMNKFRKSGLEFLVATDVAARGIDVNDVEVVFNYDLPYDVEDYVHRIGRTGRAGRSGLAISFVGGREVFQIQNIERFTRMRIQRARVPTLDQVEEAKAGAVLHQIREVLAGGEYRQQEHLVELLLEEGFASTDVASALLHLLQAGDTPEPPARRTPADLSHLNREPADRPAQEPARSRLAPESRDARPPQKLPVAQPPPAPQVKPTPRPAVPVAKPAPALPAPVAKPVPATSAPVAKPATITPAVITTVIPVVESAIAKPAPTPIPKSAPPIPRSTIRNPQSPDPFRSPKHSRRTPEGHIRLYMNVGKEMGVAAQDVLASIQGETGLPATVVGTIDLRERHLFVDVAADHAKGIIAKLNRANLKGNKLKVKEA